The DNA segment TGTGTGATGGATGCGGTGGGAAGAGGTGCTCTGCTCGGAAGGCTCGGCACTGCTTCCTTGGGGCAGGTTTTGTTCAGCTGAGAACACTAACAAACCAGAGctgcacaaaacaaaatgtactTGGAGAAGGCTGAGCTAAACATTATGTCAACCGTATTTATATTTCGAGGATCACAGCTGAAAGAGGCCGCTTTCTGTGGGCTGGACAGCGTATACTCCTTTAATGACCCAAATCTGGTGTTTCACAAGGACACAATGGCAGGAGGTGTGAGAAAATGGTCTCCAAAAGTCCTGAGTCCTGAGCCCTTCTCttcacacagccctgctgatgTGCAGGGGCTGAACTGGAGCAGCTTGGGAGGAGCTTGGCACATAGCTCCTGGCCTGCAGTGAGCCCAGCAAAGTCCAGAGGAACAAGCTCACTGCAGTCTGGCCTGGCCAGTTTTCCTTATGCCCCTCAGGTCCATCATGGTCTCAAGATGTTCACAGAGGACATGGCAGCAGGCCTCAGGCCACAGAAGCCTTAAGAATGGGCAAGATCCAGATGGCTCCCAAGAGCCAGTGGATGGGCAAGGGAGCCCTGACGTTTCCTTGCTTTAacagtgtttggtttttttttatctgaacagtattaaaaaaaaaaaaaaaagcctgaaggACCTGTCAGAGCAAACAGTTCTTGCAAGAAAGTCAGCAAGACCTCCTGGCCCCAGTGGTTTCTGTAGAGAATCCTGCCCCTGGTGTGCCAGGGACCACTGCAACAGTGGCAGCCTTCCTCTTCAGCCTGCCTCCTGCTCAGATGGTCCCGGTCCTCTGAGACCACAAGTCTCTGCTAAAGCCTGAGGAACAGCAGGCACAGGTCTCCTGGGGGAGCCAAGCAAGGAGAGGACTTGGAAAGCTCTGGGCAGGAGAGTCCATTAGGCACAGCAACACTGGGACCCTCTCCAGAGTTTCACTGGCCTGGTCAAGCCCAGCAGATAAGCAGCAGGAAGCACGTCAAACCAGGCTGTGAGGATCAGCCAAGACCTTGCACATGTGTATGAGTTTGTTTGTGTAGGAAGTGGGGGCATCACACCGTGACAAGAGCTTTCAGCCCATTGTACGTGAGCTAGGAACATACTCGATAAAAATAGACACTGCACATTTGGTaacagcaggggaaaagcaCAATCCCAGCTTTTCACATACAGTCCCAGTCTACCTGTTATTGTTGTCTGGGCTCCAGCAACAAACCCTAAGCCAGATTTCTGGGGTGATTTATTCCTCACTCAGTATAATTCCATTTATTGAGTGGAGTTACTTAGTCATTGCAAAATTTGGCCCAATTTTCTAATCATGCCCCCTGAAATGTTAACCCTACAGCCTGTGAAAATAACCATTTTCTCTAGTGGGACCAACATGGCATTTGGAAAGGAACCATATGTTGGCACTcaacttctgctttatttagATATGTTCTGGAGGTGGTGCTGATGCTCACTTTAAGATAAGTCTCCAAGTGCCTACGCAGGAATTGAGCACAGGATAGGAGATAAAGCTCACGTCCATATGGACACAGACATGGGAGGACAAGGACAGagatctttgttttctgcttataAAGCTGAATTTCCAACCACTTGAAACCAACCAACGCAGTCagcacacacaccacacacacaaatgtatGCACTGGGCACAGTATCGCTGTAGGGCAGAGAGGGACTGCACAGGGACACGAAGCCTCTCGCCTCAGCCCACCTGCGCTGATGCCCTGCCAGCTGGCTGGTCAGTGCAGCAAGCCTTGGAGGGGCCTGCCTGGCTCCTAACAAAACCTTCCCTCAACCTCGGGCATAACACAGCATCTATGCAGCAAACACTACAACCCCAAACTCCTCTATCTGTGGCAGGTATCAATAATGCTCTTGGAGGGACCACACCAGTGCTTGCTTGCTGCTGGAGACCTGGGGCTGCATGGGGAAGGGGCTGTTGCTCAATGACAGCCATGAGGACTGCCCCAGCCCAGACCTGCCTCGGGAGCATTGGCAGGGGATCAGCACCCCTGTCCTGCTCTTGCTCTGCCCagacaggcagctgtggggtcGCACTCGGGACAGGACTGGAGCTGGACTTTGCCCCAGAGCAGctcaggcagccagcacagctgggcagcagcccaggggtGCCCAGAGGCTGTGGCTGGTCAGATAAAGGTCCCTCATCCTGGTTGCAACCACGGCCAtgtgcacaggctgcagggaagcacCAGTGCATCACCTGGGAGTGCCTGCCTGGCTTTGGACACCTGTGGTTTGGGGAGCCACTGTCCCCCATGCGATCATTACTAGCTCTGCATAAACATGTCTCCTAGGAATTTGCCTAATTCCATTTTGAGTGGGCTAGTCCTTTTGGCATCCACAACATCCTCTGACAGTGAATTGTGCGATTCTGTTATTCATTGCacaagaaaagtatttccttttgtttgtctTAAAACTACTTTCCAATAACTTGTATGCTGCTTCGGCTCTTGTATTGTCAGAAACAATTAAGAAGCTTCTCACTGATCTTCACAAATTCTTCATTAATTCCTGCATCTGCCTCCtatcttctgatttttcttcccagacAAACAACTCTCTTACATTTCTGTTAAACAGCAGTAAATATagatacctttaaaaaaaaataaatgaactagACCTAAACAGAATATTCAAGATACCAGAGCACTGTCATTTTAGACAGCTGTCAGAttaggatttttgttttgctctcgATTTCTTTCCTGGTCATTGTCATCATTCTCATCACTTAATCGTTCCTGAGTAGCAAGTTGACTGGAGACTATCCCCAGTGACTCCAGCACCTTTCACCACCAATAATTGCTGCTTTCAAACACTTCATATTGAATATATAGTCAAGTATACATCATTTACAGTGTTGCAGAGTGGACTTAGCTTTTCTGACATTGCCTTATCCTCCTTGAGTATTCACTTTAGTCTCTGTTCAGCCAGAGGGCCAAAGACTTTCTAGAgagcttctttttttcaatgtgTTTGCAAAAGCTTATAGCAGAAGCTTCTAGCCTTTTACAAGCCATTCttcaagatctttttttaaGCATGTCTTATTATGATTTCACATTTAACATCCCAGTATTTATGatcctttctgttttcccccTTTGGACATGACTTATGCTTTTTGCAGGATATCTTTTTACTTCTAATAATATTCTTTAATCTAGTATTTAACTATGCtagctatttttattctttttgaaaagTCTTTCTGGTAGTTAAATTTATCATGGACTCCTAATATCCAGGGCCTAGATATCTGCAAGCCTTTTTTACTCTTTTgacttcttttaattttcatcctTGAAGCTAAGGCTTTGTAGTagaggagggggggaggaagagTTTCACCCTACAGAACCATGATATTTGAAGGCTTGATTATCTCTATTACAAAGTGCCTTCTCGTTGCATCTGTATACTCCTTGAGCTAAATCAAGAGCTCCCTGAGGCTTGTAGGTGCTCAGACTTTTTGCTCTAGGAAAGCACTGTTTATAGTACCAACAACACATAGCATCACCATCATGCCCTTTTGTAATATTTACTGGGTCTGTAATGAGGTTAGGTGAAATTTCTTGTTATTGCTTTGTTGGTTACCTTTGTACACTCTCTCCATCAGAACAGCTCGCCCATTTCAGTATCCCCTCTGGGTGCTCACTTTTGCCACCCTAGTCATATGCTGGTCCTACAGAGGCATGACATCTCTGCCTGTAAGGACTTGCTGGCACTATTTACTTAGCTATGTTGTTTAGCTCAGGTATTTCTTCCAGATAAAGTGTTGCTTCTTTTCTGGCTGACCTACTCAGCCATCACGTACTTTGATGTCCTACTGCTCAGCTCCTTCCCACTCAGTTCCTGAAACAACCACATTTCAGCTCAGACACAATGCCACCCACCCTCTTCTCTCAGATGCTCATGTGAagccctctttttttccctaatccAGACTCACATTCATGCTGACAAAATAAGCCCTTTTCTAATGGAGAAATGCTATGGGATCCCGGCacggcaggaggaggagagccaCCAGGCTCCGGTTCCTGAGCAAAAGGATGGGACACCAGAGAAGCCCAGTAATGTGTAAATACCATTCATCAGCTTTCTTGTCCTGAAACCCTAGCACAGATCACCAGCAAGTGGCAGGAcactttttcctccccagttCCCAGAAGTATCTTCTGAGCAGCAGAAAGTCTGTGTGTGTCCATGTCCCTGAAGCGCAGGTGCCTTTGGTCAGCCAGGGGCTGCACGCAGCCTCTGATGGGTGACACAGGCAGTCTGGACCAGCGGGGCTCAGGCTCTGCGTGGGGCTCTCCGGCAAAGCAGAGTCTCCTTCTTTGGCACAGGTGATCTCACCAGACAGCTGTAAGTTTTATAAACCATGACATTACACTGCTGGGCATTTGTCCCCTGAATAAATCCAAGTCCTCTCCATTCATCAACCAAACGCATCTCCCGTGGCTGCAAAGTGACAGACCTCCACCTGCAGGGATTCACACACCAAGCCTCATCAACTGTCCGCTCTCCTGCAGGGAAACTGAGCTCCAGAGAGAAGCAGCTTGTGCAGGGCCATGCAGTGCACCAAGAGCATCAGGAACGGCACTCATTCCCCTAACTCTCCACCTCTCCCTGCGAGCACAAGACTGTTTTCTGACCCCTAACAAGCAGGAGcgccagctgccagcaccctgctctgAGCCCCAGAGCACCTTCGCATCTAAAACGAAGTAGAAATTTCAGCGATCCTGCCACTTCCCCTGCTTTGCCTGCTTCCTTGCTTCATCCGTATGGTAAAAATACATAGGAACATTTTATCCAggagtacacacacacatagacacAACCATAAAATGAATAACTAAACTCCTAAAGCTAGTGGATTGGCCATTTCGGGTTgattttctgggaaaaggaggagttGGTCGATAactctcatttttattttgggaaacaaacaaaaatgtcacaTAAAAATGTCAATATGCTTCAGAACtagaaaaagcaggcaaaactTCAACTCATTCTGTTGGATCCCAAGGGTGTGTAAACTCAGGGTGCTACTAATGGAAGCTGATTAAAACCAGGCTCTCTTGTTTGCCTTCTTAGGCAGGCAGGCCACATCCAAATTCACTCTAAGGCTGAGtgtttttgtcttctttctttttctttctttccttcctgcctctcccttctccctgcaccATTTGgttctgctccagcagctccattcCCAAGCAATCCTAATTCAGCTGCCTCTCTAGGAAGTGACAGAGCTGTGTCCTTCCAGGTTTTGATGCTTCTGCATCTTTTTCACTCCTTCAAAACCTGACCATCCAGCCTGCCTTCAAAGCACAGAGTACCCTGGAGCTGTGCGGGTCACCATGGTACCACATCTGATGAAAGCCCTCTGCATGCATTCCCAGGTGATAAATGCCAACCACACGCAGTTGAAATGCATCCAACACAGCGTAACAGCAAATGTTTAACAGTAAGCACGAGCAATAACCTATGCTTCCgatgctgctttccttctgtttgcttttacatAAGGAACAGTGGAAAAACCACATTACCTCCCTGAATTTCCCCTGAAATATTCAAGTCAGCAGAGTGCAGGCTCCCTCAGACATCAGAGGTTGTTGTgaaaagagactgaaatggATCTTTAATGATTACGGTCAGGACCTCCAAATACTTCTCAAAGGGAAAACACTGACTTGCCAGAACCCAAGATTAAAAGTAACAAGCATATAAACATCCTTCACATGGTTTTGTATTAGCCAAGAGCCATTTCACAAGCAAGCTGtgttctctccctccctctctcccttcttgccagtcttcttccctcctgcccaaGAAAGGTCATTTTCTTCACAgcgaagaaaaaaaataaaaaatcttccACAACAGAGTTTTAAATCAAGCCAAGGAAGAAAACTTCCCTTTCACCAGATCCTAATAAAAAACTTCAACTTTTTCAATGCAAATATTTCCAAACAAAGAATCTCTGTTCTGGACAGAGTCGTAAATTATCATGGTAGAtcttatttcatttgaaatcagACCCAGGCAAACCTCAGTTTGGTTTCAAAGAAAGTCTTCCGCAGTTTCATATTGGTATGGACTCACAGAGGAGCCAAAAGAAAAGCCTCCTCCCCTCTTgctccagctcccccagcctctgcccatCACTGCCACCAGCTCCCACTCTATCTAGGAGCAGGGAACAGATGACCCAACCAGGCAAGGGCATATCATCCACACTGCTTCTAAAGCACAAGGATGCTTAAACTTGTGCAATGTTGCATGAAGCCTCAGAGTATCCTGGGTGTCACAGAGCAGGGGAGCAATGGCTTGGACATTTCAAGCCAGTCCAGAAACATGCTCAGCAACATCAGCAAATAGCATGAATACTCAAGGGGCAAATCCAGATAAATTCCAGAGCACAGCTGGACCAAAGCCAGTTTGACACCAGTGCAGCCAAAATCGGGATCTGACCCCATGGTATTTGTAACATGCCATGGCATTTGCTAACACTGTAGTCATAAGTGCATAATTACCAAGCTGACATGTTTAATCGTCTTAAAGCTGATGTTCTGGCACAAATAACGGTTACACGACTCTGACACCGCAGTTATTGGTTATGCAGGAAGTATTTCCTTCTCCCCTGGTACCAGTTAAACTAATTGCACTGTCAATAAATATCTGGAGGTGCTTTGCTCTACAGTCaagagctgggctgctctgtTAGCAGCCCTCACTCTAGAGTAGATAGACCAGCCACAGGGAGACACATGCATGTACATGTGATGAGATGCTGTTTGGGAATTAATTTGTTCCCACAGTTAATTAATTCCCCCAAGTTCAGCCACCTGACTTCAGGTGGCTACTCAAGTGGAAGACCATGTACTACTTCTTGATAAAGCCTGCAGGGTTGACCTGGCAACCTCTCCATACTGTGCAATGGCCTCCTACTTGAGGAGAAGATGAGTTCCTCTTACTTGTGTTATTACTGGACACCTGATTATTTTCTGCTCAGGATGTAATCTTGCACCTTGACAGCTTAAGAAATAGCCCTAAAGTTAGAAGCCAGGCTTGCTGAAGCACTGTGCACAGCTTGCACGCTCTGTTTAAGATGGCTGTGAGAAGCTAAACTGCAAATCTAGGGCGCTGGTGCATCACTGCACAGACAGCCTGAGCTCTGCTCAGGGACTTCAGGCTATCTGCACCTCCccaaagttttttttccccacagaaatgCAGGCCCCATGTACAAAAGACTGCTCAGGCTGAGCCATGCGACAGGAGCTGAGGTTCAAAAATGGCTAAAAGCAGCCTGGAGAGCCATGCTAATTTCTGGTGGTGGCTTCAAAAGCCCACACCTAAGGCCAGGGGCCACAAAGGCTGAGGGCCACACGCTGCCAGGGAGCTACAACCCCGCAGAGGGCAGCCAGCAAACCGCTGGCACGGCTAACGTTAACGTTTGAAAAACCACAGCAACCAGATTTGATAGAGCTCGCCTGTCGGCCTCTGTTACGCAGCAATTTATTCAGGGTCAGCATAACAATTAAATAGGTTTTGTGGTTTGTCCTATGGttctgctgttactctggagGTTAGATAACAGCGGTCATGTGGTGTTCCTTACCCAGGGCCGTGTCCCGCAGTCTGTCCATCACGCTCTTGCAGAATCAGACCCACAGCACTGGTAAGGGTCAGGAGACATGTCGTCATAAACCAGCTCCTAAAGCAAACGGGTTCTCAGGATCCCAGCACAGAAACCTGCAGGAATCACAAGCACCTTCTCCCATTTGTTCCTGATAACAGCTACACTCTGAAGAATCCCTGGTGGGTCACTGGAAACTCAGAGATGAGAGAGGTCATCCAACAGCAGAAGGAGAGGAGACTGTGCTCAGTCCCTTGAAGTAGACACTAAATTGCAACCAGAAATCCCCCAGGAATTACTAAGTTGAATTTAAGTAAGatgttttggagaaaaagctgaaaaagcttGTCCATAAGATGCACAGagacgatttttttttttccccctgatgCTAGGAGAGTGATGATACTGCACCATACAGATACCCTCTACACTTGTCAGGCCAACAACAGAAGAAGTAGAGGTACAGACCCACCACACCAGCACGAGTAGCTTTAAATTAATGCAGCATTTCAACACgtgcaaaggggaaaaatgccGACGATCTCGAAGGGGACTGGACAAAACCAGGAAGACAATGAAAGAATTGCTTTCAAGTTCAAGCTTTTACTCACCCCACCAGATGCTCCTCTTGCTGCAGAGGATAGGATGATTTACACATGAAGTGATATCAGAATAAACTGCAGGTCCCATTGAAGACACATTCTGCTGTGTGATTTCCTGTGATAAGGAGAAATAGGGCTGAAGGCCACCCTGGGGTGCTCAgtctcccctctgccctgagACCTGTCTTTCTGCGCCATGAGCGTGTGGCTCTCAGCTCCTTCCTGTGCAGACGCAGAATGCTCGTGCCTACTCACTACCATGCGGAGCACCACTGTAAGTGGCATCTGCTGGATGCTTTTAAGCTGTGAATTGCTGAAAGGAAATGCACAACCCACATCTCAAGCCTAGGTAGTGGGTGACAGACTTAAAACCCTTTGATATAGTCATTACCCTCAATAAAGTGAATTTAATAGGTCTTCCTGCAATCCTTACAGGATAGATGGCCATGATGCTAAAACCCGCTGCAAGAGAAACCTTCAAAATTAGCAGCACAGGAAGACTGGAAGGgagctttatttttccagctgcattCAGGAGGGCCTCTCCAGGACAGAACTAAAACACCCTGGCTTTTCACCCTTTTGCCTGAATTGTAACTGCTTGGAGATAAACACTAGCCTATCTTTAGCACTGGCATCTCCCATGTTATTCGTTTTTGAGATggagcagaaaaatgttaacaaagAACAGTTgaagggaaacattttttcagcctAACCACTGGAATATGGCTTTTTCTCAAATGTTATGCTACAGGAGATTCTCAAACCCTCTTTGTCCTCTGTGTTAACATTTGGGTCTTGAAACAGACAAGGGACCATGGCTATTTTCCCCCTTCCAGGAAGCCAgcgctctgctgctggctggcatAAGCACAGCCTCCTGTGCCTCCTGCGTGGTGGCCGCGCAGCTGCACGCTAAAGCAGGGATGGGAAGGACCAAGGTAAATGGCCTGCTATTAGTCCAGCTGCTAAACAGAAACAATGAGTGGGGAAGAGGATCATGTGCTCGCAGCCGCTTGAAGCTACTGCACACTTTGTATATCATGGGGATTTGTACCAGAGCTGACAGCAAAGCAAGACTAAAAAGTAGCCTGAAACCTGCAGTATGGGGAGGATGGATACAGTCTCTGGAGATCCTTTATGGAGCTCATTAGCCCGCTGTGTATGCTATGCAACATTTAAGCACATGGCTACAGAGTTCCCACAGATGTTTCAAACCCTTTCACAAACCCCTAACTCCCAGAATTGTAACAGCATTAGGAATCTGTTGAATAAAATCAGCCCAGCTGCTGGTAACTGATTATTTCTTACCAAGTCCAGTTTGCCTGGCTGAAAGCTATTCTGGAGGTCaagttgctttgctttgtaCATAGATGTTGTATATGCACTGCGTCCACACAGAGAACAGCCATCAGGGTCTAacagcagagggagagaagTTGTTTCGCAGACTGCGTGCAGGGGGACAGGTGGGGTggtttaaatgctttttttacaAGGAGGTTGGGCCAGAGCCCAGACCTGTTTCCTTTACCTGTAGAATTGTGTGCATGACCATCCCTTAGTGCTGGAGGTCAGCTGGCTCTCCTGCTGCAAGGGCGTTTCTGAAACTTCCTGTATTTATGAAAGTTGGCAAAGGACACATCCAAAAACAAgcccttcccccctccccgatTTTCCTCAGCTTTAAGCTACAGAAAGTCAAGCTTCAGTTGTGCCCAGAGCTGGGAGCCACCATCGGGCTTCTCGTGCAGGTCATCTGCTGTTCCTCAGTGCCCAGAGGGTACGAATCCATGGTTGCCAGCTCTAACTAGATACCCTGTTCTCCATCTGCATCACACTCATCTTTTTGCTCTGCCGCAACCCCTACCCCCCAATAAGCTCACAGCATGCTGTTCAGCCCTATTTATCAGTATGATTGCAGCTCAAGCCAGGACTATTAGCACAGGaatcattaaaaagaattaagaaaatacagCGAGAAGATTCCCAGTCCaagaatttgcttttcattctgtaGGGAGCTTCAGACTGTCCTTGGCACATACACTGTAGACAGAAAATCTCACAAAATCTTCCATGcgcctgcacacacacacacagagaagccCCACATAACTTCACTCCCATACCAcatataaatacctttgcttttCAAACTCTAAGAAAAGCCTGTCCACACAATACTGCCTGCTCTAGTAAACCAAACTGCATTGTATCCCATTGCCAAACATGTCTGCAGCACTAAACAGTTTACAGATcagaagaggaaggggagaagagacAAAACCAACCTGGATAAGAACAGAAAGTATACAGGCACTTTGGTGAACGCACAAGGCTCACCCAGTTGCATTAAAGTTCTCAGACACAACCACTTACAACCGCTCCTTAAGCGTCAATTCAGGTTAACGCAAAGATCGCTAAGAAGCAATTAAAGTTGTCTAAAATGAGTCTCTCTTGGCCCTTGTCTCAGCTTGTACCTGACAGCACAGACTGCAAAACCTCTTCGAGCAGCATCCCGGAGGAAAGCACTACTGGTTCTGCACCTGCTTCCTACAGCCTTTAAATCCCTTTAACCCTCGAAGGGGTGAGGGGAGCTGGAAGAGGTCAGATCCCTGAAATAAGGACAGTCCGATATGTACTGTGCAAATATATCAGATTTTATTACTCTCTTATGGAAATAATAACAGACATTCAGGTAGAAACATATTAAATTAATGCAGTCAAcagtttaaatgcaaaaataaatataaagtcCAGCAGCTCAATGCATCTAAAACAGCTCATTTTTTCTAACAaatagaaaagataattttttttcgTCTTTTAAACGGAGAGTTTCATACAATCAAATAGAAACGAAGGTACAAGCGCTTTCTTAGAAAACATGCCGAGCCGGCTGCCCGCCCCGGGCGCtccgcgggcggcggcggggcggctcCCGCAGCCCAGTCcgtgccgccgccgccgccgggccgctcCCGAcgggccgagccgggccgggccgccctcAGAGCGCCGAGTCCGAGTCGCTGGAGTCGAGGCTGTTGCGGAGGCGGCAGCTGCCCAGGCGGTCCCGCTGCAGGCTGAGGTTCTGGGTGCTCCGCCGCAGGCACTCCAGCGACTGCAGGAAGGACTTCTTggccttctcctcctccataGGGgacaccccctcctcctccacctcctggATCTCGTCGAAAGTCACCGGCTGCGTCTTGAAGCGCGACTGCCGCGGCCGCCGCAGCTTGCCCTTGGGGGCCttggcggggcgggcgggcggcgggaaCTCCTCGGCCACGCAGACGAAGTGCGGCATCACCGCCTGGTAGCTGGAGCAGATGCCCATCAGTTCGGCCGGCTTCGCGGCCATCCTGCCGCCCGCGGGAgcgcccgccgcgggggccggggccggcggagcggggcgcgcTGCTTCGGCCGTGCCGGGCGCCGGGGCTCCGGCGGGGACCGACCCTGCGGGCGGTGCCGCGCGGGCAAGTGCGGTACGATGCGGAGCGGCGCTGTCCAGCGGAAAGGTGCGGTACGAGGCGGTAGAGCGCAGGACGGAGCGGAGCGCGGTTCGTTGCGGAGAGGCGCGGTGCGGAGAGGCGCGGACCGGAGAGCGGCGGAACAGAGCGAAGCGTCCCGCCTGCCTCAGCAGAaccgctgctgccgccgccggcgCCCGGGCGCCGTTATATaccccggcgctgcccccgcgggAGCATGCTCAGACGGCAGCGGAGCCCACTTGCAGCCTGCCGGGCGCTTCCCTTCCGCCTGACGTCTCCCCGGCCCCCGCTCGGAGGGGGGGCCAGGCCCCGGGACCGGGGAGCCCCCCGCGCTGCTTCTGCGGAGGCTCCGCTCTCGGCCCTGTCGCCCTGCCCGGCCCCTCTCCCTGTCCGACGGCCGGCCCCGAGCGGGGGACCCTCCACTCCCCCGGCCCCGCTTCCCCGGGCACCGCTGCCGCATCCCCCGCCtaccccggccccgctccccgcggcaCCCCCCGTCTGCCCCGCCGAGCGCCACGCGGGTTACCGAGGCCTCGCTAGGTCCCGGAGAACCACAGCGGTCATTCAGCCCTCCACACCTCACCTCGCGGCTTCTCCTACCGACACCGCGATTCCCGCGGCTGTTGGAGAACACCGGTGGGCTTGTCACACAGCTTTCAGCTGCGATCGCTACGCCAGAGTAACAGCCACAGTTAACGGGAACACCGAGGCGAGCCAAAGCCCGAACACCCTCCTGCTACAACCATCTGAACTAAAGCGATCACGCGGGATGGGCCCCGACAAGAAACGGTCAGCAGCAGAGGGTTAAGCAGGACTCAGACACTGGGATCTCCTTCCCA comes from the Falco cherrug isolate bFalChe1 chromosome 7, bFalChe1.pri, whole genome shotgun sequence genome and includes:
- the C7H11orf96 gene encoding uncharacterized protein C11orf96 homolog, coding for MAAKPAELMGICSSYQAVMPHFVCVAEEFPPPARPAKAPKGKLRRPRQSRFKTQPVTFDEIQEVEEEGVSPMEEEKAKKSFLQSLECLRRSTQNLSLQRDRLGSCRLRNSLDSSDSDSAL